CTACCTGGGTTGTAACGAATAGAGAGTATACTGAGCAGGCTTACAAGCTAGCAAAGTCAAATAATGTGCGGCCGTGAAGAGCTTATCGAAATGCTTCTTCAAATGAGAGAGAAGATGGTAGCTGCTAAAAAATCCAATAATGCTAAGACGAGCGCTTGAGCGAAATAGTGAGCAATGAAAAGCATGATGAGTGAATAGATCTGCTCAAGGCTGATATTCACTGTTGGTGGCTTAGACTCTTATTTCGCCGGCTCTGTAAAATGGTCTTGTCCTCCTTTGTTACAAAGTCCGCAAAGGTTTTAAGCAAAGAGCGCAGTGTATTTGCTGCGGATGCGGAGCGGACGCCTCTAATCTGGCCAGGCTTTCAGCACATATTAACTATATACATATTCCGAAGTCGCTCATTATTGGGTGGCTTTTTATTATGAGGAAAGGGTGATTCTGGTGGAGATAGCAGCAGAGCTTCATGATTTGGAAATGACCTGCGAGGAGGTCGCAGTTGAACTGGCCGGACCTTATAGGCTCAATACAAAGGAGCAGCGCCTGCTCGCTTATCTGCTGGATGATAACAAAAGCAAGAAGATCGGCGATATCTGCAAGGCGCTTAAGATCACCGCCTAGACTCTGCTTCGAAAGACAAGACCCGGACTGGAGCGGAAGATCGAAGCTGTTGGTTCGGAAGCCTGGAAACGTGATTCGAAGTCTGCTCTTAAATCAAGATCAGTATCCAAGTGTGCTGTGAACCAGTGGATGTACTTATATTTACGGAAGGATAATGATCATGAGGAAAAAACAGAATAATATTCGTCATTCGCTGAAAGATCCTCCCATACAACCAAAGAAGTGTACAGGATGCATATGGGGCCGTTGGGAAGGGACAGCACAGTTTTGTGGCAGATTGAAATGTCAGAAGGGGAAAAATTCCTAATCGTCGAATATTGACTTATGGAGGTGAGAATAATGAAAAATAGCGTCGAAATTATCCATCATGCAACCATCCAGAGTCTTCAAACAACTGTAAACTCATGGCTTCATGGACATAAGAATGTCACGGTGAAGTCTATCCAGTACCAAAGAGAACAAAATAGTCACGTTGCATTTATCTGGTATGAAGATTAATGAAAGAGAGAAGAGCACCTTAACGGGTGCTCAGGCTGTCGAGAAAGTCTCGACAGCCTTCTTTATGTGATTTTGATTTCACACGACACCGCGTTAATGTTATATAATATATGTAACTATTTATAGAACGGATGGTGTGTCGACATGCTGCGTTCCAATCGAGAAAAGCAACAAGCTTACGAATTTGTTTCTATTGAAGATTTGGTTCCTCAAGACCACTTGCTTCGCAAAGTAGATAAATATATTGATTTTTCGTTTATCGATGAGAAGGTTAGACCCCTGTATTGCTCGGATAACGGACGCCCTGCGATTGATCCAGTCGTGCTGTTCAAGATGATTTTCCTGGGGTACTTCTACGGCATTCGTTCCGAACGTCAGTTAGAACGTGAGGTCCAAACGAACTTAGCTTACCGTTGGTTTCTGGGGCTGGGGTTAACCGACAAGGTTCCAGACCACTCTACGATTAGCTGGAATCGGCGAACCCGATTTAAAGATACGAACATTTTTCAGGATATTTTCGATGAGATTGTGCTTCAGGCCATTTCGCACCGGATGGTGGGCGGACGGGTTCTTGTCTCAGACTCTACTCACGTCAAGGCGAGTGCGAACAAACACCAATACACGAAACAAATGGTACTGCAAAGTACCAAGGATTATGTGGACGAGCTCAATGCTACCGTAGAAGCAGACCGGAAAAACCATGAAAAAAAGCCCTGAAACCTAGAGAGGAAGTGAACGAAGAAAAAGAAATTAAAGTGAGCAAGACGGATCCCGACAGCGGGTATATGATCCGCGACGGTAAGCCGGAAGGCTTCTTTTATCTGGACCACCGGACGGTAGATCTGAAATACAATCTCATTACAGATGTCCATGTCACGCCCGGAAATGTCCATGATTCCGTGCCGTATTTGTCGCGTCTGGACCGTCAGAGGGAACGTTTTGGATTTCAAGTGGAAGCTATTGCGCTAGATTCAGGGTATCTAACAACGCCGATTTGCCGCGGTTTACAGAACCGAAAGATATTTGCCGTTATTGCTCACCGGAGATTCCATCCCAAGCAAGGACTGTTTCCCAAATGGAAGTTTACTTTTGATGGTGAGCGAGAGTTGTACGTCTGTCCAGCCGGCCAAGAATTGAAGTACCGGACGACGGACCGCAAAGGCTACCAGCAGTATGCGTCAGATCCGGAGCAATGTAAAAATTGTCCGTTTTTAAACGAGTGTACGCAGTCCAAGAACCACCGGAAAGTGGTGACCCGGCATGTCTGGGAGGACAGCAAGGAGTGGGTCCGGAACAACCGGCTTAGTAAGTCAGGTAAGCAGTTGTACCGCAAACGAAAAGAAACGATTGAGCGAAGCTTCGCGGATGCTAAAGAGCTCCATGGGTTTCGCTATTGCCGGTTGCGCGGGTTGCCAAATGTCAGGGAACAAGCACTGATGACAGCAGCCGTGCAGAACATGAAGAAGATGGCGATTCAACTGGATCGCCGGGAAAAACAGGGGTAACCCCCTCGTTGTCCCGTTTGCAGGTAGTCATTGAAATACAAAAGAAACCCAGGGTCTTTAAATGACCTGGGTTTCTCGACAATCTGAGCACCTTAACGGGTGCTTTTTTTATGCATATAAATGACCTTCTATAAGCCGTTCTCAGGGCTTGTTTTCAGGAACGTGTGTTTTTGAAGAGGGTGAAAAAGGGCAGGACGGGCAGGTTCTCTCCGTCTCCTGCTGGATTTTCGCCTGACCAAAGATGAAAAACCAACTCAACTCAAATGGGAAAAAGACATACACCTAAAAAATAGGCATATGTCTTTTCAATTAAATTAGTTTAATGTCCATTGTGATGTAATACCCATTCCGGATCATGGAAGTGGCCACCATTTGGATCATCAGTATGTCTTGGATTAAAGGCCCAGTGATATCCACCGGGAGCTGGTCCAGGAGGATTTGTGGTGGGGATAGAAGTGTGAGGGTCGACGAAAGCCGTGTGACCTTGGACAAAAGATCCAACATGGCAATGGTCAGGGTGACAGTGAGCTTCGTGATACTCTTCGATCTGCATCGGTATTAAGTGATTGTGGTGAGGATGGTGGTCATGAGGCACTTATCTTCATCCTTTCTGATTTGGGATCGAACTTAGCATGAGCAATTGTTGTGAGGATTATAGGGTGTTACTAATATTGACACAAAATAAATATTACCAAGGAGGGTCCTTATGGACATCAGAATCATACCGATTGACCAGCTTAACGCAGCTGTCTATAATCCCCTCGTCGATCTTCAGCCGGGAGATCCTGAGTATGAGAAGCTTCGCCGCAGCCTGGACGAGTTCGGCTATATTCGACCCGATTGTTTGGAATGAGCAGACCGGCAATATGGTCGGAGGCCATCAGCGGTGTAAGGTGTTGGTCAATGAGCAGGGCCACACGGAGCTAGCTGTATCGGTTGTCAACCTGGACCCCGAGCGGGAGCGTCTGCTGAATCTGGCGCTGAACAAAGTGTCTGGCCGCTGGGATAATGAAGCGCTGGCGCAGTTGTGTTTTTAGAGGGCCTATTATATGTGTTCTCAAACACTTTCAAACAATAAACTCGTCTGGCATTAAGCCAGGCGGGTTTAT
The window above is part of the Paenibacillus sp. FSL H8-0048 genome. Proteins encoded here:
- a CDS encoding IS1182 family transposase (programmed frameshift), whose protein sequence is MLRSNREKQQAYEFVSIEDLVPQDHLLRKVDKYIDFSFIDEKVRPLYCSDNGRPAIDPVVLFKMIFLGYFYGIRSERQLEREVQTNLAYRWFLGLGLTDKVPDHSTISWNRRTRFKDTNIFQDIFDEIVLQAISHRMVGGRVLVSDSTHVKASANKHQYTKQMVLQSTKDYVDELNATVEADRKNHEKKPLKPREEVNEEKEIKVSKTDPDSGYMIRDGKPEGFFYLDHRTVDLKYNLITDVHVTPGNVHDSVPYLSRLDRQRERFGFQVEAIALDSGYLTTPICRGLQNRKIFAVIAHRRFHPKQGLFPKWKFTFDGERELYVCPAGQELKYRTTDRKGYQQYASDPEQCKNCPFLNECTQSKNHRKVVTRHVWEDSKEWVRNNRLSKSGKQLYRKRKETIERSFADAKELHGFRYCRLRGLPNVREQALMTAAVQNMKKMAIQLDRREKQG